A single region of the Ictalurus punctatus breed USDA103 chromosome 17, Coco_2.0, whole genome shotgun sequence genome encodes:
- the LOC108277594 gene encoding LOW QUALITY PROTEIN: sphingosine-1-phosphate phosphatase 2 (The sequence of the model RefSeq protein was modified relative to this genomic sequence to represent the inferred CDS: deleted 1 base in 1 codon) — MQISRQDTQFINYVILSLHVWSSQYEVRNWPLYYLFVASATLGNEVFYISFPPFIHWNLDPFLCRHMWAVVMYVGEMMKDMLKLPRPSSPPVVKLEHRIEFDMPSTHAMAATAITFTLLLSAPERVKFQFEVGLVTAMVLSALVSLTRLYTGMHSALDVICGTLISALVLIASYPQWESLDFFQLNSPLSPAISLVLPVRWH; from the exons ATGCAGATATCAAGACAAGACAC TCAATTCATTAACTATgtgattctctctctccatgtctggaGTTCTCAGTACGAGGTGAGAAACTGGCCACTGTACTACCTCTTTGTGGCATCTGCCACTCTAGGAAATGAAGTGTTCTACATCTCCTTTCCGCCCTTCATCCACTGGAACCTGGATCCCTTCCTGTGCCGCCACATGTGGGct GTGGTGATGTATGTAGGAGAGATGATGAAGGATATGCTGAAGCTCCCTCGTCCCTCGTCGCCCCCTGTGGTGAAACTGGAACATCGTATCGAGTTTGACATGCCTTCAACTCACGCCATGGCTGCCACAGCCATCACCTTCACATTGTTGCTGAGTGCGCCGGAGAGAGTGaag TTTCAGTTTGAGGTCGGTTTGGTCACAGCCATGGTTCTTTCAGCCCTCGTGAGTCTCACTCGA CTTTATACTGGCATGCACTCAGCACtg GATGTGATCTGTGGGACTCTCATATCCGCCCTCGTTCTGATTGCGTCCTACCCACAATGGGAAAGTTTGGACTTCTTCCAGCTCAACAGCCCACTGTCCCCTGCCATCTCACTGGTTCTGCCAGTGAGATGGCACTGA